In Citrus sinensis cultivar Valencia sweet orange chromosome 3, DVS_A1.0, whole genome shotgun sequence, the sequence TGTACATTAGAACAACTCCAAGGTAGCCATaacctaataataatattaattactgtgAATTTTGAACTGAAATGCAtacatgataataaaatattagatgaAAGTCTAGTAAAACGCCCTAGTCTCTTTAATATGTATTCTAAATCGAAAAGCCTAATGCTACGTTTACTTGCCAGATTCAGGAATGAGAATCCGGAATCGGAATCATTCCCGCGTTTACTTGCTAAAATAATGAGCGGAATCATATTCATTTTCATGGACCCCACAACAATTTGGGAATCAAATATGAGAGTCTTATTCCCAAGGGGGGCTTAGGAATCAGACCCCCATTCCCTGCATTTCCCATTCTACCCAcgttaattttgtattattccAAAAATACCCTCactttagataaaaaaatataaaaagcgaaaaataaaaaaaaatccctaaaACCTAAACTCTCTCACCCATGCCTCCCAATCGAACGCCATTGGAGCTGCTTCCATCACCATCACAGCCATCATCGTCTTTGACGTCGTGGTTCGCTGGCTGTGGACAGCTGCTCATCGCTAGTTTCGTCTCGGTTGGGCCGCGTCGATTTCGTCACCGTCTCGATTTCACCCCCATCTCATTTCGTCTCCGATTTCGTCTTTAATGGCGACAATTATGATCTGATGCTGCTGCTACTGCTAACGACGATGATTGTTGTTGTCGTTGTTGTTGATGACGATGGCAATTGAGATTTTGAttgttgcttttcttttttttttttggagaaatggattatttttgttgatgatgattatttgggaaatggattaatttgatgatgatgattattattattattattattattttggaaatgaattattttgttgatgatgatgaatccgattatgatcattattattttttgaaatggattattattttgctgatgatgatattttttattttgattattgtgattaattttttattattattaatgataaattataattaattaataaactaacaatatatgaatataattaattaatatattaacagtaattttaataataataatagttattattgtaattaactAAGGGCATTTTAATAACTTGAAACAATTCAGACTATTACGATTCCAATTCTTGCACCTCgagtaaacaatttattttgattctcattcccaaTTTCCATTCCAACCTATTCCAATTACTAGCAAGTAAATGCAGCATGAATGTATACAATTATCTCCATTAAACAAaggttaaattttgatatgcCACCTTAAATATTATAGAAATTTGATGCCTTGTGGGGTGATAAAAAGATAAGGCGGAGAGTTATTCAATTGAAGATAGATGCATTTACCTATATCTTTACTCTGTAGAGGGGGTAAAATTCTGATCTATATTCAGTAGGACCTTTGGTTGtctgtaaatatatatagattctTCATCGATccatttttgaaatatatttaaaagctGTAACAAttcagaaaaaataatataaaaatcctAGGACGTGGTTGCTTATTAATCAAGGCACACTTAAATCACGTGACCCTTTCACTTGGTCCTCTCCTTTCTGTCGATTTGACCACAGTAATACCACCAACTCTACATCTACTTCCTACGTTCACATGATTGGAACTATATAAGCAAACGGATAAGAATCGGTTTGGAAGTGCTTACTAAACTTATTATCACACcatataattattagtattCCGCACATAAAAAGTAGCAAATGCAAATTACACATTTGCATGGGAGGCTTTTCGCAATTTGTTTGGTAGCTCTAACTCAGGCTCGTCGACACTAATCCTCTCAAAGTATGCATTTACCATTTCTTCTGTAACTTGTTCCAAACACGGCGGATCCCACTgcattatttcatttcattaatgagaaaagaaaattgcttGCATAAAGTCCATTACAAAATGCTGAACATCACAAAATTTGTACCTTAGGTGCAAAGGATTTCTCCACCAGTCGTGTCCGTACCCCCTGTTATCAAAAGGCAgaacaataattattactataagGTTCACAAAAATTCATAGAatgattcaattttaaataaagatagttTTCACTTCCCATATTTGTACCTCACAGAAATCATTTGATATCTGCCTGGAGATCATTCGCATGCTCATACGGTACTCACGCTTAAGACATTCTTCAAGAGTCTCAAATCTGGCTTTTTGTATCTGTTTTAATATTTCACCAAACAATTAGGTCATGAGTTAATTGATACTGCTTGGCTTCGAAGTATAATGTAAAAACATGAAACAGAGAACTTACAGATTTTAGAGAAATCTTCAAGCTCAAAGGTGGAGCTTCTCTTAGTTTCTTGAGTGTTGAAAGGCACCACTCATCGTTTGTTTCAGCCACTTCACTTTCCTGAGAAAAGTTTAGAAATTATGATTCGTCAGTCTTAGGGATGTTGAGTTTAATCAAGTAGAAAGGAGTTAATAAATCAATGAACTAATAGAGTAGCTACCCTTACCAAAGCACCAATTATTTCCTCGACTGTATCGTGGCCAAAACATTTATTCAGAGTCTCAACTCTGCGCATAATCATTACATAGACTGTGTTAGATTATGACATGATTGTCCAACAAGGATAGTTAAAAGAATAAGGAAGCTCAAGATTTCAAATATGGTATATTGGAAATTTATTTGTGTATATAAGCATGTACCTGTGAAGAATACTGTTTTCATTTGGATACACATGCTCGCTGTGCTTTGCAAGAAAAGTTTCCATGGCAGAAAAATCATGCACAGCTAATGAACGGAGTTGCTCTTCGATCAGTGGAAGTCTCTGTTAACAATAATTGATATTAGATATGCAGCTAATTAAACAGACCAACTACAGCACAAAATTGCCTAGTTCTGTATTCCCACCCACATTCTTGATTGAAGAAACTCAAGTTCCGAAGTTTTTCATTGCAAACTCCACAAGTTTTCAAAACTGTCCCTCTACTTATTACACATCATACATACACTACTTTTAACATTCGGTTGTCATTAAACTCAGAGATAAACAAAGAATTTTGAACAGAGAATGAAGCGTGTTGTGCCAGACAGCGTTGCATTCTAGATACATCCCTAATTAAGCTAGAgtattttttttggtcattttataTAAGAGAACAAGTAACAAACTGCACTGGGTATGTAGTGAGTAGCAAATCCACAAGCTAGCAGCTCTTCTCCACTAAGCCTCCCTCCAGTTAGACCCAGATATTCTCCtgtattgaaaacaaaaagggAAGCAATTAAGCAACAATTTGATTAACACTTGATTAACACCTGCAAGATATGTTAAACATGAAATTTGAACCTACCTAAGTGACCAGGCAAATGTGAAAGATAATATGAAGCCCCAGCATCAGGATGCGAACCAATAAGTACTTCAGGAATAGCGAACACCTGAAATGATTATGTGAATGCCATGTAAGTTCAAACAAGCTTCAGTATGGGTGGAGAAAATTATAACATGTATAAGAAATCatgaatttaaatatcaatGATACATACAGTTTTCTCAGTTGCAATGCAAAACGAACCATGGACAGAAAGTCCTGCACCACCACCCATTGTAATTCCATTCATGATAGCTACCTGCATAGAAAATAGCAGCAATGCAATCATGCATACAGT encodes:
- the LOC102626887 gene encoding 3-hydroxyisobutyryl-CoA hydrolase-like protein 1, mitochondrial, with protein sequence MSSLNDCNDADNMVLVEEGASSRTIILNRPNVLNALLTPMGVRMTKLYESWEKDSRVGFVMIKGNGRSFCAGGDVVTLYRLLSKGRVEECKECFRTFYSLMYRLNTYLKPHVAIMNGITMGGGAGLSVHGSFCIATEKTVFAIPEVLIGSHPDAGASYYLSHLPGHLGEYLGLTGGRLSGEELLACGFATHYIPSARLPLIEEQLRSLAVHDFSAMETFLAKHSEHVYPNENSILHRVETLNKCFGHDTVEEIIGALESEVAETNDEWCLSTLKKLREAPPLSLKISLKSIQKARFETLEECLKREYRMSMRMISRQISNDFCEGVRTRLVEKSFAPKWDPPCLEQVTEEMVNAYFERISVDEPELELPNKLRKASHANV